TCCAGTTCCCCTTCCTCAGCTAGCAATTCTTTCCTTAACTCTTCTATTTGCTGCTCTAGTTCTGGAGATTGAGTAGCTCTGAGCCTTTCTACTTCTGCTTGTAATTCGGCAATTCGTTGTGCTTGGTCAGTTGCTTGAATTGCACCAGTAAAACGTTCGTTAATTTTGGGTAGCTTCGCCATTACAGTTTTCCTTTCCGCGCTAAAGTAACGATGTCGTCAGCAATAATTTTGAAATCTTTAGAAGCCGGATGTGCTGGTCGATATTTTTGTAGGGGTAAACCATTAGCAGAAGCATTCTTAAATTCGGATGAATCACGAATTTGAGGATATAGCTTCACTCTTAGTTGTTCGGCTACTTCTGGTAATTGCTGTAAATATTGACGGTGGATGGCACGGCTGTTGTCATACAAACTGGGTATAAGCCCCAAAATAGGTGGATGGGGATCGAGCATTAAATCGTCAGCAATTCCAATTAACCACTGCACTAAATCAGCTACTCCCGAAACTGATTTCATCTCTAGTTGAATGGGAACTAACAGTCCCGTACTAGCGGCAATGGCATTTTCACAAATTATTCCGATTGTGGCAGGACAATCCAGAATAATTACATCGTGACGTAAAGGGTGGCTTTTTAAGCGGTCTGCCAAGACATATTCACCCCGGCGGCGAATTACTAAGTCATTTGCTACTTGCGCCATAGTTGGGTGACCTTGGCAAACTTCGATATTAGGGTCTGACCAAGCTGAAACTAATGGCCAATTACCGTCAAAGTCTTTTCCAAGAACTCGCACTACTGAATTTTCCGCTTCTGCTGAAGGTAAACCGCAGAATACATCTAATGCTCGTTGGGGGTCGAGGTCGATTAATGCTACTGTCTGACCTCGCTTGCATATCTCGTAAGCTAGATGGACGGCTAGGGTTGTTTTGCCTACTCCACCTGCATTCGCTAAAATTCCAATGACAATTTTCTGTTTCGGCATAAGTTAGATCGCACTGTCGAATTTTAATATACGACAGTTTTAACACTCGGTCACTGTCGAATTTTAAAATTCGACAGGTTTTAAGGAGATGCGATCGTTTTCTTATTAATTGTCGCATTTCAAAATCCGACAATTAGTAAGAAAGCGCAAGGCTTTCCAACGACGTTTCCAATCGAACGCGATCGCATAGGAAATTTGGGAAAAACCCGTAAGATAAGTGATGGAAATATATGAATCTAAATTAAATATCAAATTTCCAACTCAGTTTGTTGCTGCAAGGAGATCACAACAATTCCTACCGCTGCAAAACCACTGCCAACCAGGAATGCCGATTCTGGACTTACAGTTTGCCATAGCCATCCTGCCAAAAAGCTTGCAGGTAATAGGGCAAATCCCACCAGTAGATTGAGAAACCCAAATGCTGTACCTCGAAGATGCTCCGGTACTCGCTCCGCTACCATTGCCAGCAACACTCCTTGAGTCATCCCCATATACAAGCCATAGTTCGCAATCAACAGCCAAACTTGCCAGGGTGTTTGAGAAAACGCCAGACCTAGATAAATGAGAGCGTTTAAGCTCCAACCCAGAATCAGCAACGTTTTACGGTTAACGCGATCGCTCAATGCTCCCACTGGATAAGCACTCAAAGCATAGCTAAGATTCATTACCACCAAAACAAGCGGAATGTGAGTGTCGGGAATCATGACTTGTTTGGCCTTCAGTTGCAGAAACGCTTCACTAGAGTTACCCAAGTTGAATAGCAATGCAGCGATCGCTAATCCCCAATAGGCGATACCCAGACTCTTCAAGGCTTGAAAATTGAGTGGATTTGGACGGCTCAAAGTATGGTAAGGCTGTCGAGGCTCACGTATCCCTACAGCAAGACAGAATACAGCTAAGATTCCAGGAACCAATGCGACGGTAAAGATGAACCGAAAACTTTGCCCTGCACTCAGAAATCCAAATGCCAATAAAGGGCCTAAAAAAGCACCGATCGTATCGAGAGATTGGCGTAGACCATAAGCAGCACCCCGATTAGCAGCATCGGTTGAATCCGCGACCAAGGCATCTCTAGGCGCAACCCGAATCCCCTTACCAATGCGATCGCCTACTCGTGCTATGAGACAGGTTCTGATGTTTTTGTAGTTAATCTCTATAAATCTCAATTTTTTACTACTTGCGACATCTCTGCTGTACCTCACTTCTTCAAAGTTCTACTGTGTAATATGGTTATTTGGCGATCGAGTTTTTTGGAAAGCAAAGTACAGGATGGTTGCTGGTTTTCAGTCAGGTAGTGTGAAGTTTACAACTTTCGTTGGCAGTAATTCCACTCGTGATGTTTATCAAGCGATCGCTACTCTTGCTCATTCCAGACTTGGATAGGATAGCGGTTTAGTTCTGCTGCCGGAATGAATGATTCTCGATACATT
This window of the Aerosakkonema funiforme FACHB-1375 genome carries:
- a CDS encoding ParA family protein encodes the protein MPKQKIVIGILANAGGVGKTTLAVHLAYEICKRGQTVALIDLDPQRALDVFCGLPSAEAENSVVRVLGKDFDGNWPLVSAWSDPNIEVCQGHPTMAQVANDLVIRRRGEYVLADRLKSHPLRHDVIILDCPATIGIICENAIAASTGLLVPIQLEMKSVSGVADLVQWLIGIADDLMLDPHPPILGLIPSLYDNSRAIHRQYLQQLPEVAEQLRVKLYPQIRDSSEFKNASANGLPLQKYRPAHPASKDFKIIADDIVTLARKGKL
- a CDS encoding MFS transporter, with the translated sequence MRFIEINYKNIRTCLIARVGDRIGKGIRVAPRDALVADSTDAANRGAAYGLRQSLDTIGAFLGPLLAFGFLSAGQSFRFIFTVALVPGILAVFCLAVGIREPRQPYHTLSRPNPLNFQALKSLGIAYWGLAIAALLFNLGNSSEAFLQLKAKQVMIPDTHIPLVLVVMNLSYALSAYPVGALSDRVNRKTLLILGWSLNALIYLGLAFSQTPWQVWLLIANYGLYMGMTQGVLLAMVAERVPEHLRGTAFGFLNLLVGFALLPASFLAGWLWQTVSPESAFLVGSGFAAVGIVVISLQQQTELEI